The following proteins come from a genomic window of Lolium rigidum isolate FL_2022 chromosome 5, APGP_CSIRO_Lrig_0.1, whole genome shotgun sequence:
- the LOC124652555 gene encoding uncharacterized protein LOC124652555 has translation MASSADEGLPPLTPIKTAPLAPPSTSAADAASAAPSQAPSTTKMQVSAEYEDATKVAVKEDREDPSTPSSEESRLRAPEVCPPAPVPRLPSVKRKSRPTFTTTTTARAYLVVPRDLSAVFRTMPPEKRIRAS, from the coding sequence ATGGCCTCTTCCGCCGACGAGGGCTTACCGCCGCTGACGCCGATCAAGACGGCGCCTTTGGCGCCTCCTTCGACGTCCGCCGCTGATGCCGCCTCGGCCGCTCCGTCCCAGGCGCCGTCGACGACGAAGATGCAGGTGTCGGCAGAATATGAGGACGCGACGAAGGTGGCGGTGAAGGAGGATCGGGAGGACCCGTCGacgccctcgtcggaggagagcaGGCTCCGGGCGCCTGAGGTGTGCCCTCCGGCGCCGGTGCCTCGTCTGCCGTCCGTGAAGCGGAAGTCGCGGCCTACTTTTACGACGACGACCACAGCCCGGGCGTACCTCGTCGTCCCGCGAGACCTCTCCGCCGTGTTCCGGACCATGCCGCCAGAGAAGCGGATCCGGGCGTCCTGA